Proteins found in one Synergistes jonesii genomic segment:
- a CDS encoding chromate transporter, producing MILTELFIGFLKVGCFAFGGAYGAIPLIRDVVLSYGWLDDEMLTYIIAVSESTPGPIMVNMATYVGSSQAGILGSLVATLAVILPSFITILLVTALLTAALKNPYVQAVLHGLKPCMIGIILATGTYMIVYHCISSPLTASFDSMATIMTTALAGVYFGSRKIMMNEISPIGLIGISAAAGIIVFGLK from the coding sequence ATGATTCTTACGGAACTATTTATCGGCTTCCTCAAGGTCGGTTGTTTCGCTTTTGGCGGCGCATACGGTGCTATTCCTCTGATTCGTGATGTGGTTCTTTCTTATGGCTGGCTGGACGATGAGATGCTGACCTATATAATCGCTGTCAGCGAAAGCACGCCCGGGCCGATCATGGTAAACATGGCAACATATGTCGGCAGTTCGCAGGCAGGGATTCTCGGATCACTGGTTGCAACACTTGCCGTTATACTTCCATCCTTTATCACTATTCTTTTGGTGACAGCGCTTCTGACAGCCGCATTGAAGAACCCCTATGTACAGGCAGTCCTTCACGGATTAAAACCGTGCATGATCGGGATCATTCTTGCCACTGGTACATATATGATCGTTTATCACTGCATTAGCAGTCCACTAACTGCTTCATTTGACTCGATGGCAACGATTATGACCACCGCGCTCGCCGGAGTGTACTTCGGATCACGAAAAATCATGATGAATGAGATATCTCCGATAGGATTGATAGGAATTTCGGCAGCAGCCGGTATCATTGTATTTGGACTGAAATGA
- a CDS encoding chromate transporter, whose protein sequence is MNLLLDLFLTFAKVGLFTFGGGYAMIALIENTCVEKKQWITHDEMMTITVVAESTPGPIAINCATYVGYKQKGFVGALIATVGMILPSFCIIFVISKFLDHFLEITWIAHAFQGIKIAVGILILDAAIKMLQKMQKKTMPRALRSQSES, encoded by the coding sequence ATGAACCTTTTACTTGATCTCTTTTTGACCTTTGCAAAGGTCGGCCTGTTCACCTTCGGCGGCGGATACGCCATGATCGCACTAATCGAAAACACCTGCGTGGAGAAGAAGCAGTGGATCACCCACGATGAGATGATGACCATTACCGTCGTTGCAGAATCCACGCCGGGGCCAATCGCTATCAACTGCGCAACCTATGTAGGGTATAAGCAGAAAGGGTTCGTGGGAGCTCTGATTGCCACAGTGGGAATGATCCTCCCCTCCTTCTGCATCATTTTTGTGATATCGAAGTTTTTGGATCATTTCCTTGAGATTACCTGGATCGCACATGCTTTCCAGGGCATTAAGATCGCAGTCGGAATCCTGATCCTGGACGCTGCCATTAAGATGCTGCAGAAGATGCAAAAGAAAACGATGCCCAGGGCATTAAGATCGCAGTCGGAATCCTGA
- a CDS encoding DUF134 domain-containing protein, which translates to MPRPFRCRRIEQLPVYRSFSPDDITAAESVQMTVDEFETLRLLDDEGLTQEACASRMNIARTTVTAIYDSARKKVADALVNGKRLLITGGHCEYEPIEIDQEIIEKGINTMRIAVTYEKGEIFQHFGHTEQFKLYDIEEGKIVNEQIVDSNGSGHGALAGFLQAVKADALICGGIGMGAQMALADAGIKLYAGVQGPANAAAKSLAEGTLEYDPDVKCDHHGHHHGEGHECGHHHGKGLDCGHEEGDEGCRRHHGE; encoded by the coding sequence ATGCCAAGACCCTTCAGATGCCGCAGAATAGAGCAACTTCCGGTCTATCGCAGCTTCTCGCCTGATGATATCACGGCCGCCGAAAGCGTTCAGATGACCGTTGACGAATTTGAGACATTGAGACTTCTGGATGACGAAGGCCTTACCCAAGAGGCTTGTGCATCCAGGATGAACATTGCCCGGACTACAGTAACTGCTATTTATGACAGCGCAAGGAAAAAGGTCGCCGACGCCCTTGTGAACGGGAAAAGGCTGCTGATCACAGGCGGACACTGTGAATACGAACCGATCGAGATTGATCAGGAAATCATTGAGAAAGGAATAAATACCATGAGAATTGCAGTCACTTATGAAAAAGGGGAGATCTTCCAGCACTTCGGCCATACCGAACAGTTTAAGCTGTATGATATTGAAGAAGGGAAGATCGTTAATGAACAGATCGTTGATAGCAACGGAAGCGGCCATGGCGCTCTTGCAGGTTTCCTGCAGGCGGTAAAGGCTGACGCCCTGATCTGCGGAGGCATCGGTATGGGTGCACAGATGGCGCTTGCTGATGCCGGAATCAAGCTTTACGCAGGAGTTCAAGGGCCTGCAAATGCTGCTGCAAAGTCTCTTGCTGAAGGGACGCTGGAATATGATCCCGATGTCAAATGCGATCACCACGGTCATCATCACGGCGAGGGGCATGAGTGCGGACATCATCACGGAAAAGGCCTCGACTGCGGTCATGAAGAAGGTGACGAGGGCTGTCGTCGTCATCACGGTGAGTAA